One Pelagicoccus sp. SDUM812003 genomic window carries:
- a CDS encoding hybrid sensor histidine kinase/response regulator has translation MTVPYDYKKFRVLFVDDEEQTTDLVREYLLDTFDVVTAYDAEEAWSAFEEAPDSFAVIVTDQRMPGDQGTDLLEKIRASRPRTIRILCTAYADIDAAIAAVNEGAIYKYITKPVETPELEVNIMRAMEFFLIQRERDLLMREKLSALQRLMMTDRLISLGIFAAGLNHHMRNGLTAVKTFLDLAPLKLQSENVDLENLRNPNYWNHFYATAQDSIQKVLELLKEVQEIPEPPSVPNGDDVDLNEVIAAALQRQKNALESRSITVEFEPAEVSQIAVNRSMIDRFFDLMIKDELANSNEGGRFCLSLVDEADSQGVQGVRIVMEDDGPGLTASNLQCLFDPFFTRNGKPDQYGINLLAAFFLVHHHSGSISAGASAMGGVRFEIWLPQDPASIPAPRGEDAFMQKVMEAERAWEKKLIGD, from the coding sequence ATGACAGTCCCTTACGATTATAAGAAGTTTCGCGTTCTCTTCGTCGACGACGAGGAGCAGACGACGGATTTGGTTCGTGAGTATCTGCTGGATACGTTCGATGTCGTGACGGCTTACGACGCCGAGGAGGCCTGGTCGGCTTTCGAGGAGGCTCCTGATTCCTTCGCCGTCATCGTGACTGACCAGCGCATGCCTGGTGATCAGGGGACCGATCTCTTAGAGAAGATCCGAGCTTCGCGGCCGCGGACCATCCGCATTCTTTGCACTGCCTACGCTGACATCGATGCCGCTATCGCGGCGGTGAACGAAGGGGCGATCTACAAATACATCACCAAGCCGGTCGAGACGCCGGAGCTGGAGGTGAACATCATGCGCGCCATGGAGTTCTTCCTGATCCAGCGAGAGCGCGATCTGCTGATGCGCGAAAAGCTCTCCGCCTTGCAGCGGCTGATGATGACGGATCGGCTGATCAGCCTGGGGATTTTCGCGGCTGGACTGAACCATCACATGCGCAACGGGCTCACTGCGGTGAAGACCTTTCTCGATCTCGCTCCGCTGAAGCTGCAAAGCGAGAACGTCGATCTGGAAAACCTGCGCAATCCGAACTACTGGAACCACTTTTACGCAACGGCTCAGGATTCCATTCAGAAGGTGCTCGAGCTGCTCAAGGAGGTGCAGGAGATCCCAGAGCCGCCGTCCGTGCCGAACGGGGATGACGTCGATTTGAACGAGGTGATCGCGGCCGCTTTGCAGCGACAGAAAAACGCCCTCGAATCCCGCTCGATCACGGTGGAGTTCGAACCCGCAGAGGTGTCGCAGATCGCGGTCAACCGCTCCATGATCGACCGGTTTTTCGATTTGATGATCAAGGATGAGCTCGCGAACTCCAACGAGGGAGGGCGATTCTGCCTCTCTCTGGTGGACGAAGCGGACAGCCAAGGGGTGCAAGGGGTGCGTATCGTGATGGAGGACGATGGCCCGGGACTCACGGCGAGCAACCTGCAATGCCTGTTTGACCCCTTCTTCACGCGAAACGGCAAGCCGGATCAGTATGGCATCAATCTATTGGCGGCCTTCTTTCTAGTGCACCATCATTCCGGATCGATCAGCGCTGGAGCCTCGGCGATGGGAGGTGTGCGATTTGAGATCTGGCTGCCGCAGGATCCGGCGTCGATCCCGGCGCCTCGCGGCGAAGACGCGTTCATGCAGAAGGTCATGGAGGCGGAACGAGCCTGGGAGAAGAAGCTAATTGGGGACTAG
- a CDS encoding response regulator — translation MPQATQAASKRVLVIDDDQGVRESLTMLFEHYGWEVLAVESGDIVLESLRPIDYQLAVVDHLMEGADGVEVIRELKNISTAPVFMLTGCVDPAIREAAELVGADRYFSKPIQASEMIEALKEISR, via the coding sequence ATGCCACAAGCAACGCAAGCCGCAAGCAAGCGCGTGCTGGTTATCGATGACGACCAAGGCGTGCGCGAATCGCTCACCATGCTTTTCGAGCACTACGGCTGGGAGGTTCTGGCGGTGGAATCGGGAGATATCGTTCTGGAGAGCCTGCGACCGATCGACTACCAACTCGCGGTGGTTGACCACCTGATGGAGGGGGCTGATGGGGTGGAAGTCATCCGGGAGCTCAAAAACATTTCCACGGCCCCGGTTTTCATGCTGACGGGCTGCGTGGATCCAGCGATTCGAGAGGCGGCCGAACTGGTCGGGGCGGACCGCTATTTCTCCAAGCCCATCCAAGCATCGGAAATGATCGAGGCTCTGAAGGAGATCTCACGCTAG
- a CDS encoding arylamine N-acetyltransferase, with product MPTLAPPPSAGPSIDLDAYLRRIGLCERPEPSLAFLKRLHRLHESTIPFENLDVLLGREISIELPAIQRKLVEQGRGGYCFEQNSLFAAALRAIGFTVTPMLARVLWMQPTQAVPPLSHMILRVETERGPQLADVGFGGVGLVEPISLSSTSVQHQAFEPRRLLKSGSDLSHQIQLGERWQDIYRFTPIEAAPIDLEVGNWFSFTHPKARFRNSLLVARLAETGRIIISNNELIQRSWDGEVSRETLRSEEGRLDALGQLFGLTFPEETRFGLLDP from the coding sequence ATGCCCACTCTTGCCCCCCCTCCCTCCGCCGGTCCGTCGATCGACCTCGACGCGTACCTAAGACGCATCGGACTCTGCGAACGCCCGGAACCGAGCCTGGCGTTTCTCAAACGCCTTCACCGGCTGCACGAATCCACCATCCCCTTCGAAAACCTGGACGTGCTGCTCGGCCGAGAAATCTCGATCGAACTTCCCGCCATCCAACGCAAACTGGTCGAGCAAGGACGTGGCGGATATTGCTTCGAGCAAAACAGCCTCTTCGCCGCGGCGTTGCGAGCGATCGGCTTCACCGTCACCCCCATGCTCGCTCGCGTGCTCTGGATGCAACCCACGCAGGCCGTCCCCCCTTTGAGCCACATGATTCTTCGCGTGGAGACCGAGCGTGGTCCTCAGCTGGCCGATGTGGGCTTTGGCGGCGTGGGACTGGTCGAACCGATTTCGCTGAGCTCGACCAGCGTGCAGCACCAGGCCTTCGAACCACGACGACTGCTCAAATCAGGAAGCGACCTGTCCCACCAGATCCAATTGGGCGAGCGGTGGCAGGATATCTATCGCTTCACCCCGATCGAAGCGGCTCCGATCGATCTGGAAGTGGGAAACTGGTTTTCCTTCACCCACCCGAAGGCTCGCTTCCGCAACTCGCTCCTGGTGGCCCGCCTCGCCGAAACTGGGCGCATCATCATCTCCAACAACGAGCTCATCCAGCGGAGCTGGGATGGCGAGGTCTCGCGAGAGACCCTGCGAAGCGAGGAAGGGCGTCTCGATGCCCTAGGGCAGCTCTTCGGCCTCACGTTTCCCGAAGAGACCCGATTCGGCCTGCTGGACCCGTAG
- a CDS encoding DMT family transporter encodes MNTFLLPAVGLLAGAAISIQSALSGQLSQRLRNPMLASASVYLVGFVCIALFLSIRSSSFPSRSTLLETPRHLWVLGGAISATALSSVYWAMPKLGIGSTLIWVICGQLICGALASHLSWFHLPASPLSTQRLLALALVFAGALLYTRQPTI; translated from the coding sequence ATGAACACGTTTCTTCTACCAGCCGTCGGCCTGCTCGCAGGGGCCGCCATCTCCATCCAAAGCGCCCTCAGCGGACAGCTCAGCCAACGGCTGCGCAATCCGATGCTGGCCAGCGCCTCGGTCTATCTCGTGGGGTTCGTCTGCATCGCCCTCTTTCTCTCCATACGCTCCAGCTCCTTCCCTTCACGCTCCACCCTGCTGGAAACGCCTCGCCATTTGTGGGTGCTTGGCGGCGCCATCAGCGCCACTGCCCTTTCCTCCGTCTACTGGGCCATGCCCAAGCTTGGAATCGGCTCCACGCTGATCTGGGTCATCTGCGGCCAACTGATCTGCGGCGCCCTGGCCAGCCACCTGTCATGGTTCCACCTTCCAGCCAGCCCTCTCTCGACTCAACGCCTCCTGGCCCTTGCCCTGGTATTCGCGGGAGCGCTTCTCTACACACGACAACCGACGATCTAA
- a CDS encoding cyclic nucleotide-binding domain-containing protein → MSDHKLQLMRDAMERYAKLSDDTWSRLRSQCRERRFDKGDLLVRIGEPSRYLFFVCHGLIRSFTLSEDGKEYNKHFFPENSFPASIRTLLRGGPSEFALQTLEPSVVLEIDHAAYRRILEAREDLKWYHIQYLEKNWVLDKEPIEVGLAISDSRTRYQTFLKTYPELAHRIPLHHIASRIGVTPTQLSRIRKSLTEREAD, encoded by the coding sequence ATGAGCGACCACAAGCTCCAACTCATGCGCGACGCGATGGAGCGGTACGCCAAACTCAGCGACGACACCTGGTCGCGCCTGCGCAGCCAATGCCGGGAACGGCGATTCGACAAGGGCGACTTGCTCGTGCGCATCGGAGAGCCGAGCCGCTACCTCTTTTTCGTCTGCCACGGGCTGATCCGTTCGTTCACCCTCTCGGAGGACGGAAAGGAGTACAACAAGCACTTCTTCCCCGAAAACAGCTTTCCGGCTTCCATCCGAACCCTGCTCCGAGGAGGCCCTTCGGAGTTTGCCCTGCAAACGCTCGAGCCAAGCGTGGTTCTGGAAATCGATCATGCCGCCTATCGCCGCATCCTGGAAGCTCGCGAGGACTTGAAGTGGTATCACATCCAATACCTGGAAAAGAACTGGGTGCTAGATAAGGAGCCGATCGAGGTGGGGCTTGCCATCTCCGACTCCCGAACGCGCTACCAGACGTTTCTCAAAACGTATCCCGAGCTCGCTCACCGGATCCCGCTGCACCACATCGCCTCGCGCATCGGAGTCACCCCCACCCAGCTGAGTCGTATTCGCAAGTCGCTGACAGAGCGCGAGGCCGATTGA
- a CDS encoding STAS/SEC14 domain-containing protein, which produces MQEVAHNVSVRKEANGKILLVSISGKLERADYEIFVPEIDEEVKRHGQVRLLLDFAGFQGMTVGAFFEDVKFAITHYHAITRIAMVGDKKWERVMASLCKPFTKAQIYFYDLSDMDLAKAWLREGT; this is translated from the coding sequence ATGCAGGAAGTGGCTCACAACGTATCCGTTCGCAAGGAAGCGAACGGGAAGATTCTACTCGTTAGCATTTCAGGTAAGCTCGAGCGAGCGGACTATGAAATTTTCGTCCCGGAAATCGATGAGGAAGTGAAGCGGCATGGCCAGGTCCGTCTGCTGCTGGACTTCGCCGGCTTTCAAGGCATGACGGTAGGGGCGTTTTTCGAAGACGTGAAGTTCGCCATCACCCATTATCATGCGATCACCCGCATCGCCATGGTTGGCGACAAGAAATGGGAGCGCGTCATGGCAAGCCTCTGCAAGCCGTTCACGAAAGCGCAGATCTACTTCTACGACCTCTCCGATATGGATCTGGCCAAGGCTTGGCTCAGGGAAGGCACCTGA